The Zobellia alginiliquefaciens genome contains a region encoding:
- a CDS encoding glycoside hydrolase family 2 TIM barrel-domain containing protein encodes MMLRKSFLFILLLQFGFSFGQLSSKATHGDVSFNNDWLFTKGDPKDAEKTTFNDATWRKLNLPHDWAIEGPFDKKYNARTGGLPVHGTAWYRKHFTVDKKYAEQQIAVLFDGIMNNSQVYINGKYNGERPFGYMGYELDLTPYIKFGGDNVIAVRVAPEDLASRWYSGAGIYRSTYLKINNGVHVPLWGTYITTPQVSDEKATVKIETTVKNAGDKNAIVTLETKIIGGLNNVVVSNSQEIKLEKSTDKIITEELVVGNPNRWSIENPYLYDVVTQIKKGSTVIDEFKSTLGIRSISFDAKKGFLLNEKPVEFKGVCMHHDLGPLGAAVNYRATERQMEIMQSMGVNALRTSHNPPSPEMLQICDKLGIVVLDEAFDEWKIPKVINGYNKFFDEWHERDLRDMIKRDRNHPSVIMWSIGNEIIEQREKDGWKVAKMLNDICHDEDHTRPTTAGFNNYRGAFKNKLAYQIDIVGLNYKPYDYAATVKENPNMILYGSETSSQTSSRGTYHLPITYEHQKETHQVSSYDVTVGPSWAYPPDVEFDVQAENPTFLGEFMWTGFDYLGEPTPYGGRDNSTDGYWNDDWPVHASFFAPVDLCGFPKDRYYLYQSQWTTEPMVHVLPHWNWEGKEGDEIPVFAYTNCDEVELIVNGKSMGRKIKGVDTTDIPAEFRGFERGMYTSKYRLSWKVPYQPGNLKVIGYKDGKPVTVKVIKTAEKASKISLTPDRTEITADGKDLSFITVDITDADGNIAPLANNEVSFAVEGAGVLAAVGNGNSASLEGFQETKIKAFNGKCLLIVKSTDATGSITITATSNGLEGAKTTLKTL; translated from the coding sequence ATGATGTTGAGAAAAAGCTTTCTATTTATCCTCTTACTTCAATTTGGTTTTTCCTTTGGTCAACTAAGTTCTAAAGCTACCCATGGTGATGTATCCTTTAATAACGATTGGCTCTTTACAAAAGGAGACCCAAAAGATGCAGAAAAAACCACTTTTAACGATGCCACATGGCGAAAATTAAATCTACCCCACGATTGGGCCATTGAAGGTCCTTTTGATAAAAAATATAATGCCCGCACGGGCGGTTTGCCAGTTCATGGTACAGCTTGGTACCGCAAACATTTTACTGTAGATAAGAAATATGCGGAACAGCAAATAGCGGTCTTATTTGATGGTATAATGAATAATAGTCAAGTGTACATTAATGGCAAATACAATGGCGAACGTCCTTTTGGTTATATGGGTTATGAGTTGGATTTAACCCCATACATAAAATTTGGAGGGGATAATGTAATTGCGGTAAGGGTCGCTCCGGAAGATTTAGCCTCCCGTTGGTATTCAGGTGCCGGTATCTATAGAAGTACCTACCTGAAAATTAACAATGGTGTTCATGTTCCATTATGGGGAACTTATATTACTACTCCCCAAGTATCCGATGAAAAGGCGACAGTTAAAATTGAAACTACAGTTAAAAATGCTGGCGACAAAAATGCTATTGTAACCCTGGAAACAAAAATAATTGGTGGGCTGAATAATGTAGTTGTAAGCAACAGTCAGGAAATTAAACTAGAAAAATCTACGGATAAAATTATTACAGAAGAGTTGGTCGTAGGCAACCCCAACCGCTGGAGCATTGAAAACCCTTATTTGTACGACGTAGTCACCCAAATTAAAAAAGGCAGTACAGTAATAGACGAATTTAAAAGCACGCTGGGTATCCGCAGTATTTCCTTTGATGCAAAAAAAGGGTTCCTACTGAACGAAAAACCTGTAGAATTCAAAGGGGTATGCATGCACCATGACCTTGGCCCTTTAGGTGCCGCAGTTAATTATAGGGCTACGGAACGTCAAATGGAAATCATGCAAAGTATGGGCGTGAATGCCTTGCGTACCAGCCACAACCCGCCATCACCAGAAATGCTACAGATTTGTGACAAACTAGGAATTGTGGTCTTGGACGAAGCTTTTGACGAATGGAAAATACCCAAAGTCATTAACGGATACAACAAGTTTTTTGACGAGTGGCATGAGCGCGATTTAAGGGATATGATAAAAAGAGACCGCAACCACCCCTCCGTAATCATGTGGAGTATTGGTAACGAAATCATAGAACAGCGCGAAAAAGATGGATGGAAAGTCGCCAAAATGCTGAATGACATCTGTCATGACGAAGACCATACCAGGCCCACTACAGCCGGTTTCAACAATTATAGGGGAGCGTTTAAAAATAAATTGGCCTATCAAATTGATATTGTTGGTCTTAATTATAAACCTTACGATTATGCCGCAACGGTAAAAGAAAACCCAAATATGATTCTGTACGGTTCTGAAACCTCATCGCAGACCAGTAGCCGTGGTACCTATCATCTACCCATTACCTATGAACATCAAAAAGAAACCCATCAAGTATCCAGTTATGATGTAACCGTAGGGCCATCGTGGGCGTATCCTCCGGATGTTGAGTTTGATGTGCAAGCCGAAAACCCAACGTTTTTAGGTGAATTTATGTGGACAGGCTTCGACTATTTGGGCGAACCTACCCCATATGGTGGTCGTGACAATTCTACAGATGGGTATTGGAATGATGATTGGCCCGTACACGCTTCTTTCTTTGCCCCCGTTGATTTATGTGGCTTTCCAAAAGACCGATATTATTTGTATCAAAGCCAGTGGACCACGGAGCCAATGGTACATGTTCTTCCCCACTGGAACTGGGAAGGCAAAGAAGGTGATGAAATTCCTGTTTTTGCGTATACCAATTGTGATGAAGTAGAATTGATCGTGAACGGAAAATCTATGGGCAGAAAAATAAAAGGAGTTGACACTACAGATATCCCGGCGGAATTCCGCGGGTTTGAAAGAGGAATGTACACTTCTAAATACCGATTGAGCTGGAAAGTGCCCTATCAACCGGGTAATCTAAAAGTTATAGGTTATAAAGACGGAAAACCCGTAACGGTAAAAGTTATCAAAACAGCTGAAAAAGCATCAAAGATAAGCTTGACGCCTGATCGCACCGAAATTACAGCAGACGGAAAAGACCTTTCTTTTATAACGGTGGATATCACCGATGCAGACGGAAATATAGCTCCCTTGGCCAACAATGAAGTGAGCTTCGCTGTAGAAGGTGCTGGGGTTTTAGCCGCTGTAGGAAACGGAAATTCAGCTTCCTTGGAAGGATTTCAAGAAACGAAAATCAAAGCTTTTAATGGAAAATGTTTGCTCATCGTAAAATCTACGGATGCAACCGGAAGTATTACCATCACCGCCACTTCCAATGGATTAGAAGGCGCAAAAACCACCTTAAAAACCCTATGA
- a CDS encoding alpha-L-fucosidase, whose protein sequence is MNFKHLAALSVAIVCIASCGSSDKKNQKDKAQLSLADTSKVFQPNWESIKKNYKDPKWFSDDKFGIFIHWGAYSVPAFGSEWYPRRMYMDTATFSAQLKPGKKGPNATYTHHKEKWGDQKEFGYKDFIPMFKAKKFDAKEWIDLFKKSGAKYVVPVADHHDGFAMYKSNTTRWNSYNMGPKRDVLGELFKEGRAQGLKMGASSHFAFNWSFYNKKDKFDTVDPEYADLYSSKGKDLREPVSEKFKERWWNRTIDLVDTYQPDILYFDFYVDIEDFADLRPKLAAYYYNKGREWGKEVLINDKNFGHEAFPEGTVIYDLERGKLPGIRKLPWQTDTSIGKNSWSHVTNWDSKTANQLIDDLVDIVSKNGNLLLNVGPKADGTIPDDQKEILLQIGDWLAVNGDAIYDTRYWKTFGEGPTEVKKGHHSEGKNKEFTGQDIRFTHKGDKLYAIMLAWPKNGEIAIESLGSTTEYAKDLNIKSVRLLGSDVTVNFQQTEDALSITDLGEKSGEYAHVLEISI, encoded by the coding sequence ATGAATTTTAAACATTTAGCGGCATTATCCGTCGCTATTGTCTGTATTGCTTCTTGTGGCAGCTCGGATAAGAAAAATCAAAAGGACAAAGCTCAGTTGAGCCTTGCGGACACCTCTAAAGTGTTTCAGCCCAATTGGGAATCGATCAAGAAAAATTATAAAGACCCAAAGTGGTTCAGTGATGATAAGTTTGGAATTTTCATTCACTGGGGCGCATATTCCGTTCCCGCTTTTGGTTCGGAATGGTACCCCAGAAGAATGTACATGGATACGGCTACGTTTTCGGCACAATTAAAACCTGGTAAAAAGGGTCCAAATGCAACGTATACACATCATAAAGAGAAATGGGGAGACCAAAAGGAATTCGGTTATAAAGATTTTATCCCAATGTTCAAGGCCAAAAAATTCGATGCTAAAGAATGGATAGATTTATTCAAGAAATCAGGAGCCAAATATGTGGTTCCCGTTGCCGATCATCATGATGGTTTTGCTATGTACAAATCCAACACTACGCGTTGGAATTCGTATAACATGGGCCCGAAAAGAGATGTTTTAGGAGAGCTTTTTAAGGAAGGTCGTGCTCAAGGCTTGAAAATGGGAGCCTCTTCCCACTTTGCCTTCAACTGGTCTTTTTACAATAAAAAGGACAAGTTTGATACGGTAGACCCTGAGTATGCCGACTTATATTCCAGTAAAGGAAAAGACTTGAGAGAACCTGTTTCCGAAAAATTCAAAGAGCGCTGGTGGAACAGAACCATTGACTTGGTAGATACTTACCAACCGGATATTCTTTATTTTGATTTTTATGTGGATATAGAGGATTTTGCCGATTTAAGACCCAAATTGGCTGCCTATTACTACAACAAAGGTCGTGAATGGGGCAAAGAGGTTCTGATCAATGATAAGAATTTTGGTCACGAAGCTTTTCCCGAGGGAACCGTAATCTATGATTTAGAACGTGGTAAACTTCCTGGCATTCGTAAACTTCCATGGCAGACCGATACATCTATTGGTAAAAACTCATGGTCTCATGTTACCAATTGGGATTCTAAAACCGCCAATCAGCTGATCGATGATTTAGTGGATATCGTTTCCAAAAACGGAAACTTGCTATTGAATGTAGGTCCCAAAGCCGACGGTACCATTCCTGATGACCAGAAAGAAATTCTATTACAAATTGGTGATTGGCTTGCCGTTAATGGAGATGCCATTTATGATACCAGATATTGGAAAACGTTTGGCGAAGGCCCTACGGAGGTAAAGAAAGGTCACCATTCCGAAGGGAAAAACAAAGAATTTACAGGACAGGATATTCGCTTTACCCATAAAGGAGATAAGCTTTACGCTATTATGCTGGCTTGGCCTAAAAATGGTGAAATCGCTATTGAATCATTAGGTAGCACTACGGAATACGCCAAAGACCTTAATATAAAATCGGTTCGTTTATTGGGCAGTGATGTTACAGTTAATTTTCAGCAAACGGAAGATGCATTGTCCATTACGGATTTAGGTGAAAAATCGGGTGAATATGCCCATGTATTAGAGATTTCAATTTAA
- a CDS encoding sulfatase-like hydrolase/transferase: protein MKNLTLALISVLLFSCKAEKKEKPLSKPNVVFIFADDMTYDAINALGNKEIKTPNLDKLVHNGTTFTHAFNMGGWNGAICAASRAMIISGRKLWEVNEFRKNWNNGKEFDKTWGKLMEGAGYDTYMTGKWHVDAKAQNVFQNVVHTRPGMPGDLWASENIQAKFRTLKEKGLTPADIMPTGYNRPLNESDTTWTPNNMKHGGFWKGGKHWSEVLKDDALGFIEQTETSDNPFFMYLAFNAPHDPRQAPKEFVDMYSLDSISVPESFLPLYPYRDGMGNGPSLRDEALAPFPRTKFAVKVHTKEYYALITHLDFQIGKIIEGLEKTGKMDNTYIIFTADHGLAVGKHGLIGKQSQFDHSIRAPFLIAGPKIPKDKKIDADIYLQDAMATSLELAGIKKPEYVFFNSVLDLVNGDKKESHYDAIYNGYIDLQRMIRKDGYKLIIYPKMDVVLLYDLKADPKEMNDLAANPEYQEKVDTMFAELLQLQKDMEDTLDISSVLKNYRAKK from the coding sequence TTGAAAAATTTAACGCTTGCCCTTATCTCGGTTTTGCTATTCTCCTGCAAAGCCGAAAAAAAAGAAAAACCCCTTTCTAAACCTAATGTAGTTTTCATTTTTGCCGATGATATGACGTACGACGCCATAAACGCCTTGGGAAATAAAGAAATAAAGACTCCAAACCTGGATAAATTAGTCCATAACGGAACCACCTTTACACATGCCTTTAATATGGGCGGATGGAACGGTGCTATTTGCGCAGCTTCTAGAGCTATGATTATTTCCGGTAGAAAGTTATGGGAAGTAAATGAGTTTCGTAAAAACTGGAATAACGGTAAAGAGTTTGATAAAACATGGGGTAAACTCATGGAAGGTGCCGGATACGATACATATATGACGGGAAAATGGCATGTTGATGCCAAGGCTCAAAATGTATTTCAAAATGTAGTTCACACCCGCCCGGGAATGCCTGGAGACCTGTGGGCTAGCGAGAATATTCAGGCAAAATTTCGCACTTTAAAAGAAAAAGGACTGACTCCTGCAGATATAATGCCTACAGGATATAACAGACCCTTAAACGAAAGTGATACTACCTGGACGCCCAATAACATGAAACATGGCGGTTTTTGGAAGGGTGGTAAACACTGGAGCGAAGTCCTAAAAGATGATGCCCTTGGATTTATAGAACAAACTGAAACAAGCGATAATCCTTTCTTTATGTATTTGGCTTTTAACGCGCCCCATGACCCTAGGCAGGCGCCAAAAGAATTTGTAGATATGTATTCTTTGGATAGTATTAGTGTTCCGGAAAGTTTTCTTCCCCTCTACCCTTACAGAGATGGTATGGGCAATGGACCCAGTCTAAGGGATGAAGCTTTAGCTCCTTTTCCTAGAACCAAATTTGCCGTTAAAGTGCACACCAAAGAGTATTACGCCCTTATTACCCATCTAGATTTTCAAATCGGGAAAATTATAGAGGGATTGGAAAAAACGGGTAAAATGGATAATACGTATATTATCTTCACGGCCGATCACGGTCTAGCTGTCGGTAAACACGGACTTATAGGCAAACAAAGTCAGTTTGATCATAGTATACGAGCTCCTTTCCTAATAGCTGGTCCCAAAATACCTAAAGATAAAAAAATAGATGCCGATATTTATTTACAGGATGCCATGGCCACTAGTTTAGAGTTGGCTGGGATTAAAAAACCAGAGTATGTATTCTTCAATAGTGTGCTAGACCTAGTAAACGGGGATAAAAAAGAAAGTCATTACGATGCTATTTACAACGGCTATATAGACTTACAGCGTATGATTCGCAAAGACGGTTACAAACTGATCATATATCCTAAAATGGATGTAGTATTACTCTACGACTTGAAAGCGGACCCAAAAGAAATGAACGATTTGGCAGCAAACCCGGAATACCAAGAAAAAGTTGACACCATGTTCGCTGAGTTGCTACAACTTCAAAAAGATATGGAAGATACACTTGATATTAGTAGTGTACTTAAAAATTACAGAGCAAAAAAGTAG
- a CDS encoding two-component regulator propeller domain-containing protein, with protein MGQVSNKIKSIYFFSLLCLGVLTHSLGQNQISFQHISTKDGLSQSDVNIIYQDKQGFMWFGTHDGINKYDGYEFTVYNLDDNDPESISSNLIFDIAADNDGNLWIGTTGSGLNFFNVTTGKFTQYTHDKNNPKSISSNHITKVFIDSKQRLWVGSRNGLDKLDLNTASEKLDSEKLEFEHFNSDINSHIARYDGTFVSSIYENKKGGLFVGGKSGIYKLRKDGKGKDFFANITDEIGLPSTTIKGIAEDATGRLFIATSRGLYYQSHGLENNFKRFHTGTFSSILLDKDNHIWAGSDRGLFYFENFTHDKQPVFLKKFIYDSKDPTSLSKNIVRSLFMDDTGIIWIGTNGGGINTFDPKRKQFQHVRNTSDPKSLSYDKIRSMFEDSNGTLWIGTEGGGLNMLKKEEANGTYKNFKHFNSISKIFAIEETVIGDSPILMIGTEGFPGLYFMDISDPHKISKEALTKTNLNNGVFSLLSDSNENMWIGTYNSGIHRWIKTDTVGHFQRQAFGYYPGKSNSISSNIIRNILEDSKGNMWFATGDGLGMLSNKERYKKRPKFKVYKHDPDDPTSISHNYILSLYESTAGTLWVGTFGGGLNKFIPGTDESQATFELYSTLDGLPNNVIKGILEDGKKNLWLSTNKGLSCFDTEKKTFQNYNPSDGLQDNEFQELACLKRADGEMLFGGINGFNAFYPDEIRENKYPAKTVITDLLLSNKSVEIGDKINGRVILQKNISKSREIELKYGNTNFSFEFAALHYAAPSKNEYAYMLEGFDTDWTQTTAKKRYATYTNLKPGNYIFKVKASNNDGVWNPEPTILHIRIIPPWYLTHIAYVCYGLVLIGLLWLFWRYTFIRTSEKHQLELESVERERSEELQRMKLEFFTNISHEFRTPLTLIKGPLEYVQKNVSTLDQKSLKVQFGLMQKNTNYLLRLVTQLLDFRKITQGKMRLVMRNSDIIAFIREVAEPFQFMAHKQSIDFEVDAISDTLITWFDHEALEKIMNNLLSNAFKFTEAGGRIRVKISEDIIEGKNEVVIKVKDSGIGMPKAKMSKIFERFNSAKEGTNNQKINPEGIGIGLSFTKNLVELHQGRIEIFSKPDKGTKFVVHLPKDKETYTNINEISCKDVSDNDFLVRSSETESFAIGLNDDLIDEGLSETRSKLPVLLVVDDNPDIRTFISKVLGKTYTVYQAENGKKGLEIAKKVMPNIVICDIVMPIMDGIDFSRHLKSQPETSHIPIIILTAKSSQEIELKSLELGVDEYLRKPFDFELLKLKLSNIIKRREQLRKRFNRKITVQPSEIAVTSMDEKFLSQAIEIVEKHMMNTDFNVEMLVKEMGLSRSTLYLKFKELTGLSSSEFIRNVRLKRAVQFFNQSSYSVKEIMYKTGFSTASYFSKCFKKQFGVVPSEYVKQISKKKEAADT; from the coding sequence GCGGATAATGATGGTAATCTTTGGATCGGTACAACCGGCAGCGGCCTCAATTTTTTTAATGTTACCACAGGTAAGTTCACGCAATACACCCACGATAAAAATAATCCTAAGAGTATTTCTAGCAACCATATTACCAAAGTTTTTATAGATAGTAAACAACGCTTGTGGGTAGGTTCTAGAAACGGACTTGATAAATTAGACCTCAATACCGCTTCTGAAAAATTAGATTCTGAAAAGCTAGAATTTGAACATTTCAATTCTGACATCAATTCTCATATTGCCAGGTATGACGGTACATTTGTAAGCTCTATTTATGAGAATAAAAAAGGGGGGCTGTTCGTAGGTGGTAAAAGTGGAATTTACAAGCTTAGAAAAGATGGCAAAGGCAAAGACTTCTTTGCCAATATTACTGATGAAATCGGATTACCTTCAACTACTATTAAAGGTATAGCAGAAGATGCCACAGGCCGGTTATTTATAGCTACCAGCAGAGGCCTATATTACCAAAGCCACGGATTGGAGAATAATTTTAAACGCTTTCATACAGGAACATTTAGCAGCATTCTTCTTGATAAGGATAATCATATTTGGGCAGGATCTGACCGTGGGCTATTTTATTTTGAAAATTTTACCCATGACAAACAACCCGTCTTTTTAAAAAAATTCATTTATGACTCAAAAGACCCTACAAGTTTAAGTAAAAATATTGTACGGTCATTATTCATGGATGATACGGGTATTATATGGATTGGCACCAACGGAGGAGGAATCAATACTTTTGACCCAAAGAGAAAACAATTTCAACATGTTAGAAACACCTCTGATCCTAAAAGTCTGAGTTATGACAAAATCAGGTCCATGTTCGAAGATAGTAACGGCACCTTATGGATCGGTACGGAGGGTGGTGGTCTTAATATGTTGAAAAAAGAAGAAGCCAATGGCACCTACAAAAATTTTAAGCATTTCAACTCCATTTCAAAAATCTTTGCCATAGAAGAAACCGTCATAGGCGATAGTCCCATCCTAATGATAGGCACGGAGGGGTTCCCCGGGCTTTACTTTATGGATATTAGCGATCCTCACAAAATATCAAAAGAGGCTTTGACCAAAACAAATTTGAACAATGGTGTTTTTAGCCTATTGTCAGATTCTAACGAAAATATGTGGATCGGCACTTATAATTCAGGAATTCATAGGTGGATAAAGACCGACACCGTGGGGCATTTTCAAAGACAAGCTTTTGGGTATTATCCCGGTAAATCAAACTCGATCTCTAGTAATATCATCCGGAACATTTTAGAAGATAGCAAAGGTAACATGTGGTTTGCTACCGGAGATGGGCTTGGCATGCTCTCCAATAAAGAGAGATATAAAAAAAGGCCTAAGTTTAAAGTATACAAACATGACCCGGACGACCCAACATCTATAAGCCATAATTATATTCTTTCTCTCTACGAGAGTACTGCGGGTACTTTGTGGGTAGGCACTTTTGGTGGCGGACTTAATAAGTTTATTCCGGGAACAGATGAAAGTCAGGCCACTTTTGAACTGTATTCTACTCTAGACGGGCTACCAAATAATGTAATCAAAGGAATCTTAGAAGACGGTAAAAAAAATCTCTGGTTATCTACCAACAAAGGGCTGTCTTGTTTTGATACTGAAAAGAAAACGTTTCAAAATTACAATCCAAGTGATGGCCTTCAAGACAATGAATTTCAAGAGCTTGCCTGCCTAAAAAGAGCAGATGGAGAAATGCTTTTTGGTGGCATTAACGGCTTCAATGCTTTCTACCCTGATGAAATACGTGAAAACAAATATCCCGCAAAAACGGTAATTACAGATTTACTATTATCTAACAAATCCGTAGAAATAGGCGATAAAATAAATGGCAGGGTTATTCTACAAAAGAACATCAGCAAAAGTAGGGAGATAGAGCTCAAATACGGTAACACCAACTTTTCCTTTGAGTTTGCCGCTCTACACTATGCCGCTCCTTCCAAAAACGAATATGCGTATATGTTAGAAGGTTTTGATACGGATTGGACACAAACAACTGCAAAAAAGAGGTATGCTACTTATACCAATTTAAAGCCCGGTAATTATATCTTTAAAGTAAAAGCGTCCAACAATGATGGTGTTTGGAACCCGGAACCCACTATCTTGCATATTAGAATTATACCTCCGTGGTATCTTACCCATATTGCTTACGTTTGCTATGGGTTAGTTCTAATAGGGCTACTTTGGTTATTTTGGAGATATACTTTTATTAGAACATCTGAAAAACATCAATTGGAACTGGAATCCGTTGAGCGCGAAAGGTCAGAAGAACTTCAACGTATGAAACTGGAGTTTTTTACCAATATTTCGCATGAGTTCAGAACGCCACTTACTCTTATAAAAGGCCCATTGGAATACGTTCAAAAAAACGTTTCCACCCTAGATCAAAAATCGCTTAAAGTGCAATTTGGCCTGATGCAAAAAAACACCAACTATTTATTACGTTTGGTAACGCAGCTTTTAGATTTCAGAAAAATTACTCAAGGTAAGATGAGGTTGGTTATGAGAAATAGCGATATTATTGCGTTTATACGTGAAGTCGCGGAACCCTTCCAATTCATGGCGCACAAGCAATCTATAGATTTTGAAGTGGATGCCATCTCGGATACGCTCATTACCTGGTTTGATCATGAGGCTTTAGAGAAGATCATGAACAACTTGCTCTCCAATGCTTTTAAATTCACCGAAGCAGGTGGCCGAATTAGAGTAAAAATATCAGAGGATATCATTGAGGGAAAAAACGAAGTCGTCATTAAAGTGAAGGATTCCGGAATTGGTATGCCAAAAGCCAAAATGTCAAAAATATTTGAACGTTTTAATTCTGCAAAAGAAGGGACTAACAATCAAAAAATAAACCCTGAAGGCATTGGTATTGGACTTTCGTTTACCAAAAACCTAGTGGAGCTCCATCAAGGACGAATTGAAATCTTTAGCAAACCGGATAAAGGGACCAAGTTTGTAGTTCACTTACCAAAGGACAAAGAAACCTATACCAATATTAACGAGATTAGCTGTAAAGACGTTTCCGATAATGATTTTCTCGTCCGCTCCTCGGAAACCGAATCTTTTGCCATTGGTCTAAACGATGACCTAATTGATGAGGGCTTATCCGAAACCAGGTCTAAACTACCTGTTTTATTGGTAGTAGATGACAACCCGGACATTCGTACGTTCATAAGCAAAGTGCTTGGCAAAACTTATACTGTCTATCAAGCGGAAAATGGTAAGAAAGGATTGGAAATCGCCAAAAAGGTAATGCCCAACATTGTTATTTGCGATATTGTAATGCCTATTATGGATGGTATTGATTTTTCCCGTCACTTGAAAAGTCAACCTGAAACCAGTCACATTCCTATCATTATACTAACCGCAAAATCATCGCAAGAGATAGAGCTAAAAAGTCTTGAATTAGGTGTTGATGAATATTTGCGTAAGCCTTTTGATTTTGAACTTTTAAAACTCAAACTTTCAAATATAATTAAGCGAAGAGAACAATTAAGAAAAAGGTTCAACAGAAAAATAACGGTTCAACCTAGCGAAATTGCCGTGACCTCCATGGATGAAAAATTCCTGAGCCAGGCCATAGAAATCGTTGAAAAACATATGATGAACACCGATTTTAATGTAGAAATGCTCGTAAAGGAAATGGGTCTGAGCAGAAGTACCCTCTACCTTAAATTCAAAGAACTTACTGGCTTATCTTCAAGCGAGTTTATTAGGAATGTACGTCTAAAACGTGCCGTGCAGTTCTTTAACCAGAGTAGCTATTCCGTAAAAGAAATCATGTACAAAACTGGTTTCAGCACCGCATCATACTTTTCTAAATGCTTCAAAAAACAGTTTGGAGTGGTCCCTAGCGAATACGTGAAACAAATCAGTAAGAAAAAAGAAGCTGCTGATACCTGA